From Heliangelus exortis chromosome 11, bHelExo1.hap1, whole genome shotgun sequence:
atgtccccagggagctggcaggatCACTGTCCCCACCCTGGGAGCCAAGAGGGAGCTCCCTGCTGAGAGAAAGCCCAGTGCTGAGTGCTCACAGGTCCTGCTGAGGAAGGAACTGGCTGGCTGGGCTCAGCACCACCAGCTGGGAGCAAGACCAGGGAGGGAGGGTGCCAAGCAGAGCCCTAACGTGGGAGATGCACCTCGGgcaataaaaaataaccctTGTTCTTGGCCACTTTCAAGCACAGCCTGCTCCCAGTAATTCACTGTGTGGTTCTGTCAGCCCAACAGAGAGCCAGGGGGGAACCAGCCTCACCAACAACTCCTTCCTGCTGGAGAACTGTGGCCTGAGGTACAAAAGGGATGAAGCCCCTGGTCTgtgccctgctgcctccaggaagccaccttcagcagcagcagctgaggtgaCAAAACATCTCAACCTATGCCCCCAGTGTTATCTGTCTGACTGGAAATGGACCAGTGGGGATTATCTGCACCCTACCTGAGCAGAAGAACTGCTGGGAGCAGTGGAAAGTCCCAGCCTGTGCGTGGCCTGTGGGAATGTTTCCAGTTTCCCAAAGGGAAATGGGCTAAGGAAGCTGCACATCACATTGGTACTTAGTGCTTTGACTCTTTGCCTCTTCCaaaattctgctcttttccaAGCAAGCCTCCTTTGGGCTCACAGCTGTGCTCCTGGTGCTCTTGAGTGTGAAGGTGATAGTGAGGGCACCCAGCAGTATGGTTTCCCTGGGACCCTCACCCCACAGGAAGCTGCCTGGAGCCCAGCAGAGGTGCTGATGTCACTCCCTGCCTGTCACACCATGGCCTTCAAGGAGGTGTTAACCCTGCAGCCTGCCTCAGATGGTATCGTTGGTGATTTGAAAGAGCACTCTGCAGCTGAAGAGGAGATGCCTGCTCTCCAGAATGGTGCCAAAAGACCAGTTCTGCATGAAAAGTCTGCTGCAGTACTGTTTGCTagtggtatttttattttacagaatttttagGTGATCCAGCTCTACCTACATCAAGTACTGAATCAAACCCACTGCAAGCCAGAGCACAGCAGAGTGCTATGTTCAAGGGTGGTGGCTTCACCACTCCCCCAAGAAAGCTGCTCTGTTAGTTAAATATTCCCCCTAATTAAGTTTTTCTGCTGGGGTGGGCTCCTACATCCCTTGTTCTGAGCAAGTCCTTCCAGCTACCTTGGAAAGAGATCAGTGTTCTCCAGATCACTTTAGCCTACAgagtttttcctttctgtttacCTGGCACACCCTCTGTTTGCCTGTGGTTATATCTTTGCTTAAACAGTCAAGGCAGTGTAGCCACACTCCAGCTCCTGTGCTGGAGACAGTTCAGACTCCTTGAAATCCTTTCCCTTGGACCATATTTCAGCCAACTCTCCAGAATAAACTTGTGTGGTTAAACTGCTCTCCTGTGTCTATGTGATGTTGTTGGGCTCAGTTAAAAGATTCTGATGTCACAGTTCTTTCTGCTTGGGGCTAAAGGGGAGtgtatgattttattttttttttatacttacCCAGTTTTGACAGCAAAATCTGCACAGCAGCCCAGAGGAAACCCTGCAGCTCCAAGGCCAAGATATTTCTCCCCTAGAAAAGTTTGCAGTTTCCTTTCTTTATGACTAACCCAGAGGATTCTTGCCTCTGTATTCCTGCCAGGCCACTCAGAACTCCAAGGGCTCAGCCTGACACAAGGTGAGTCTGGCACAACCACAGGAGTTGTCTCTGCACCCCACAACACCAGGTGCAGGGGTAACAGCCTGCTAGGTATGAGGTGCTGCCCTACAGATTTCCTAAACCTTCAAAGAGGTGAAACAAAAGGCAGTAAGGTGCAGCCACATCCATTATCCCTGTCAAGGAGATGTTTCATGAGTGCAAAATCACACTGTCAAGTTGTTCACTGAGCACTTTCAAGCCTCTGACCCCATCTCCTTTGCTATCAaacttccctctgctcctgccctgcacccaCCAACAGCTTTTTCAAGTTATGTTCTGCCAGTAAAGAAATGGATGCAACAGGCTTTTGCAAGGACAGACTCAATGGAAGAGTTTTGCTGACTCATGCAGGCCTTGAGATGACAGCAGAAAggagtaaataaataattttaattagaaaattaagTACCAAACACTCCTCGACTTTTGCTTTTTATGCAAGAAAGCCCAGAACCAGTGGGTCCTAAAGCCTGCACCAGGTTCTCACCATCTGCAGGTGAGAACCTGCAGGCCCTCACAGGGAAATTATGTCCAATCACCCAGAGGTTTTAATTACAAATGAAATGCTCAGGGAGAAGGAACACACACGTTTGACCTGGATCCCTGCAGTGGATCATTCCCATTCTTCCTGTCACCCTGGTTCCAAGCACCAAGGGACAACAGCAAAATCAGTCCCAGAGCCAGAGGATCAGAAGATTTGTGTTCCTGGCTCTGGGACAATCTTTGCCCTCTCAGACCAGACCAGACCTTCTGGCCTCACTCATCATTTTAGCTCAGCTTATAATAACTGAGGCCCCTCTTTGCAAACTGCAACACCAGCAGCTCACCACATCCTCAGTGCCCTCTCCagctgggacagcagcatcAGAGACACTTCCCAGTTTCTCTGGGATTATCTCCCAAACCACCCGAAGCAACGGATCTGACCAACCTACCCAGAAACGTGACTGCAGCCTCTTGCTCCTGCCTCATTCCACTGCTCCCAAACAGATGCTCCATTTCTTCAAAACTCAAGGGCTCTGTGGTTTCTTCCAGCTTTCCTCTGAAGCAAAGAGGCAGCACATTTCCCTCCCTGATTCGAGGCAGCAGTGGCCTCTGCCGGGCACCTCTAGTAACCTCTcgtcaaataaaaaaaaaaaaaaaagttcctatACTAGAAACATCCAGTACCCTGGTGGCAAGCTAACTCCTTGgtataaaaaaatatggaaCTATAGGAAAAAGCATGGATCGATTTTTAAGAACAGGAGGATCCctctccacaaaaaaaaaaaaaattttttttgaaacagagGGGCTCACAGCCAGCAGGaacttttcatttcagcagaagCCATGTAGCTCCCTCCCCAAAAACAGGAGACCACCAACTCTGTAACCCAAGGATTTACTCACCCCGGGGattttcagcagctcctggatgaGGAGGGGCAGCTTCAGGGCAGCCACACTGCCTGTCACACCCACCAGGAGATGGGGGAGGGCTGGTGGCCCAGATGAggatttttctgcaggaaaccCCGGCTCTGGGGGGGAGGAAGACTCCATACTCCAACCAAACTCtacaaacagagaaaaagaatgatgACACTTGACTAACAGGATGACACTGGAATGACACTGGAGCCCAACAAGGCTCCAACACCCCCGTGTTCCTGAGGCCATGGGCATCAGGTTTGTTCTGCTGAACAAACAGCCCCTGAGCCACCTTTTTCAGCACAGCTGCACTTTACTCTTCCCGTTTAATGGCAATTTTCTCCCAGAAGGCTAAAACCTGCGTGGGGAAGGCCGGGGAAGTGTTGTGGTAAAGCCCCAACACAGAGATGCCCTTTCCAGGGTTGAAGGTGCATCCCAGAGAGATTGCCCACCCAGACAGACCCCTTTTCCATGCTTTTAACTTAAGGTATTGCCgtataatattttaatattattataaaaataattgctcGGCTAGGAGAACATCACCAGCttgagctgctcagcactgagcagcagaggtAATCAGAGGTAAAGAAACACACGGGCACTTCCCCCCGGCTCAAACACCGCTCTGGGCAACCAGCTAAGAGGCCATTAGGAAGCAAGAGGTTTACAGGCTCACTGAGCcacttcctctgctctgcaatTCCCCAGCTGGGCTGAACCCAGCATCCGGGGGCAGAGAAAAGCACCGAGAAGCCCCGCAGCGCTCCAAAGCGTGAACAAGCAGCGTCTCTACCGGGGCAGAGGCACGACGGAGCTGGGTCGGGAGGGCGATAACGTCCCCGGGCTCCAGCGGCAGGACCGGCCGGGTCGGgttcttcccttcccttccctcccccccaagcCCAGGCTCAGACCCAGGCCCAGGCCCAGGCCTCACCTCGGTGTCGTCGCCTAGCAACGGGGTGCGGGCCCCGGAAGTGGAGGGGCAGGCTGGGAAATGCCGCCCCGCGCTGATTGGCTGGGGCTGGCATGGCGGACATGGCCGCCACCCGGTACCGGGACCGGTCCAGCACTCTCAGGGGCCGAACCGGCTGCGGTTCCGCCGGGAGCGCCTCAGGCAGTGCCGAGGGGGCGGTTGGGTCCCCGGGAAGGCCCCTGAGGGGAGGGTcctggggggtgggaaggggttggggggtTCGGAAGGCACCAGGGGATTCAGTACCAGTGGGGCGGAACCgggcaggggaaaggaggggcccgggctgctcctgctgcctggggagcccggggaagggagggagcccaggagaaaaaaaaaacctcctgcaGGAATCAGGGAACACCTGCAGGAGTCAGGGAAAACCTCCTGCAGGAGTCTGGGAAAACCTCCCGCAGGAGTAGGTTTGAGGGCTGCTTGGTCTTTATGTGGAACAGATCTGGGGCAGTGTGTGGTCCCCAACCCTCCTGGGGtgctctccatccatccatccatccatccatttatccatccatccatccatccatccatttatccatccttccatccatccatttatccatccatccatccatccatccatccatccatccatccatccatctctcctgtgaggaaaggccttgggttttttggagAAGACTGAAGGGGGGGATCATGCCAGAACATCTCAGTACCTCAGGGGTGGGTGTCAGGTAGACTGgcccagtctttttttttcagtggaaggTCACAGAGGTCACAGGCACAAACTTGGACACGAGAAGTTCCACCTAAACAGGAGCTGGGACTTGGGTTACTTTGGGGATAGGAGAGCACTGGAGGAGGATGCCCAGAGATTTGGTGGAAATACTCTCTGGAAATTTCCACTCTGGAAATACTCcccaccagcctggctgccaccctgggggggagggggggggtctgggTGAGCTCCAGGGGTCCCTTCTTCCAAGCCCCGTGGTCCCCAGCTACAAGTGGAGGGAGAGGGGCAGTGGTGAAGGGGCAGCACTCAGAGGCTcagggaggctggagagaaGGTTAAGATGCTGAAGCAATGTCTGTGAGTGACAGCTGGTTACAGTTATTATTGATGAGTCTTATTGTCAATGCAAGAGGTGAAGTCACTTAAATCCATCATTTCTCAGACATGAATGACAGAGCACATGGTTTGGCGTGGTTAAAAGTCTTCGGCTAGCTAGAAATGAACTGCACAATATTGAAACCTGATTTAAGTACATAACAGGCTCAGCAAATGGTGACTTTTCTCCTTGGGTTTTATACAGATTTACACGTGCACACAGGCCGAGTGCTTCATCCTTAGCCCTGTCAAGAGGCGACTGCCTACTGCAGAGTGGCCAAAGTGCTACCCTTAAAAAGGAAACTATTCTGGGTGGGCTTTGCTGGGAAGGAGCAATTCCTCTTTAGGGGGGGATTCCAAGCCTCCCAGGGGAACTGGAGGGGATAGGGGCAAGGGGGTTGTGGGCAGGAGGTCCTCAAGCCCAGAGGCTGGGTCAGGAGCTGCTTTTCTAGGGCCTGGAGAGGAATTTGGCTTATTGAAAAGTGCagttaaaaatctgaaaagcatCTCTCAGGAGCagctttccctcctcctgccctgcagtgcccagcagctcctgttccCCAGTCCATCTTCTCTGGGCTCTGCCAGGTTGTTAATTCCAGCCTGACCTTCCCAAATGGGGCAGGGATTTGgggctggagagagagagagagagaagggattTCTGCACCAGGGAAAGAATTGGGTTTGGAAGCAGGGATCCTTCCCACCAGCCTGGAGGTTTCCTAAAGAGCCTCAAATCAGTGCATGCCACAAAAGATGGGTCAGTGAGATGGGTGCCCTGCCTGTGCTTGCAAGATGTGAGCCACAGCCTCACCCAGGAATAGCTCCTCTGAGGAACACTCTGCCCATTTGagagctgcttttcaaaatagaagcttttttttaaaaaaaaaacaacaacaaaaaaccccaaacaaaccaataCAAGAGACTGGGGATGCAGCATGTGGAACAGGAGGGGTTTTATCCCCCAGGGAAATCCCCTCCTGGCTCCCccccaggcacacacacacccacactgctctgccacagcagctcctgacaCCACCACACACAGAGAAGTTGTAGATCCTGAGCCAGGGCGTGGATTAGGGATCTCTTGGCCTCCAGCAAGAGGGGAGAGGGTGGGTGCCGGTTGCTgtttttttgatctttttttcaggagatcagggtggggggtggggaggctTGTGGCTGATATCACATACACACCTATcaccacagaaattaaaaaaaaaacaaacaccaccatTACACTatttcacagagaaaagaagACACCTGAATGTACACTGACTGCCACGCACAATGGGAGCCCTGCAGGCCAACTCACAGCCTCCTCCaagtgaaaagggaaaagagaaaggaagagctCAAGacgaccaaaaaaaaaaagaaaaaaaaaaaaagaataacccCAAATGACCTCATCACAAAAAATGGTACACTCTGACTTTCTGAGAGAGCTGCAGGAACTCagccttcccctcctgcctgcctcccccccagagctcctcttcctcctcctcctcttccttctcctccttttcctcctcctcttcccaggaccagcatcctgctgctcaCATCTCGTTGGCGTAGGTGTAGTTGGGGGTGGCTGAGTACTGGGTCTCGTGCTGCATCATAGCCCCCTGGGCTGCCCCCATGGCTGCGTTCTGGGCTGCCTGCTGGACATGGGGGTTCTTCCAGGCCCCTGTGGTCCACTCCTCCTGGGCTTTGCTGAAGCTCCCGCCGCTCCCCCGGTAAAACTTGTGCACCTGGAGGAGAGGTGGGAAAGAGAAAACCCCAGAGGTATTGAGGGAGGTAGGGatagagggagggagggagggatggagggatggatgagtGGATgagtggatggatggatggatggatggatggatggatggatgagtGGATgagtggatggatggatggatggatggatggatggatggatggatgagtGGATGAGTGGATGAGTGGATGAGTGGATGAGTGGATGAGTGGATgagtggatggatggatggatggatggatggatggatggatgagtGGATGGCAGCTTGTGCCCAGCCCCCAGGGCTCCCCAAAGCCACGCAGAACACcaccccccccctttccctcccctacCATGGTGAGAGCGATGAAGGAGAAGACTGCCATGGCCGTGAAGAGGATGGTGGGGATCAGCATCACCACGGCTGACCCCACGTTGCTCCCAAATTGGGAAATGGCTGCAATCCAGCCACTGCAAGGAGATGAAAAGAAGGGGCTGAGGAGGCAGGTTCTTGGCTGGCTCTGTGCACCCCAACCCTCCCAACTCCCCATGCCCACCCTCCTCCAAAGAGCTGCTGAAGCACTGAGGGTGTTAAAACCCCGGGAGGTGACAGCACCAGCTCGACAGTGCCCTCCCGTGACACCCAAGAGGAGAGCAGCATCTTCCTTACCAGACACCCCAGCCAGGGATTCCCACTGCCTGGATAATGCTGATCACCAGCTGGGCCATGAAGGTGAAGAAGAAGGCCATGAAGCTGAAGGAACTGTCTGTCCTGCAAGAGAAAGCTTCCTCACTCCCTGCACCTTCCTCCCCGCTGCGTTGCAaggacagggagctgctccCACATTTCAGACCATTTTGGGGCACAAACTGCTGTGGCTTAACAAGATCTGGGGTTACTGCACTGGGGCTTGCCCTCAGCAGCACGGATAATCACCAGAGGAACCTCAAGGGCtcatggaaaaaatacaaaagaagcCTCCAggatgggcaggaggaggggagggaaggctGCACCCTCACTACTCCCCCCCCCGGGGCACCACCCAGAGTAACACAGCTCTTGGGAAATCCCAAACAAAAGCTGGGAAAGTAAAACTAAAGagctggaaagagcagaaaCTCCCCCAAATATTCAGACAGTGCCCCAAGCTAAGCACTAACCATTTAGGAaagaccaaaccaaaccaaaaggaTAGGACTGTGAGAAGCCGAGCTCAGGTGTGACCACTTACTTGAAAGCTTTGTAAATAGGTCTAAACCAGCAGACATAGGAGCAGGGCGTAAAGAGAATGAGCCAGAGAATTGCCAGTCCAAAATTAACAGCTCCGCCGCCTCCAATCAGCCATGCCAGGCAGCCAACGAGATTCACTGCCAAGGTGATGCTGTTcactgcaaacacacacacacacacacacacacagagggagCAGAGTAGCACAGATGCTGGGAcagggggagagaggagagaccCCGACCCCAGGAGTGCCCCTGCAGGGCTGGCCTGGAGCCTGTTTGGCCAGCGGTGTGCAACCCCAGCTGGATTTTCTTGAATTTTGTTTCAATTGAGTTGGCTGATTCCAGGAACATCCCCAGGATGGCTCAGCCAATCTTCAGCTGAggggcaggaaggaaaagaacaaaaaaaacccaaataacaaaacaaaacaaaacaaaacaaaagtccTGGAGGGTAATGTCTTAAggagctccagggctggtggggCTCTGAGGACAGGGACAAGCTGCCTCCTTCTGCTGCCCGTGAGCCAGGGCACGTTTCCATTCATCAACTGGATGAATCCAAGTGTTTTCCCTTGCTTCCAGCTCCGCTGAAGGAGCCTCTGCATGAGctccctgagcagcactgagagCTGGAGTCCTGACCTCTGGCCCCTGCCTTGcctgcccaggggggtggtgTTTGCTTCCCCCCCACCGCCAGCTCGGGGTGAAGCCATACAAGGGCCATTACTATGAAGCCCAGATTAGCAGACACAGGACAAAGCAGAGAAGGCTCATCTGCATTCTGACGCCTCCGATTTTGGAGAATGATTCATTATTACAACAAGAATTCCAACCCTCCTACCGCCGCCTGCAAGGAAGCTGCAGCTGGCAAGAAAGGGAGCTCAGCTGGCTGGA
This genomic window contains:
- the SCAMP5 gene encoding secretory carrier-associated membrane protein 5, with the translated sequence MAEKVNNFPPLPKFIPLKPCFYQDFDAEIPPQHRTMTKRLYYLWMLNSITLAVNLVGCLAWLIGGGGAVNFGLAILWLILFTPCSYVCWFRPIYKAFKTDSSFSFMAFFFTFMAQLVISIIQAVGIPGWGVCGWIAAISQFGSNVGSAVVMLIPTILFTAMAVFSFIALTMVHKFYRGSGGSFSKAQEEWTTGAWKNPHVQQAAQNAAMGAAQGAMMQHETQYSATPNYTYANEM